In Candidatus Woesearchaeota archaeon, a single genomic region encodes these proteins:
- the uppS gene encoding di-trans,poly-cis-decaprenylcistransferase, which yields MQKEKASAAPRHIGVILDGNRRFAKRLMKRPWEGHRWGAEKVKQFLKWCDELGIEEVTLYAFSMQNFHRPKNEFDYLMDLFQKTCNELLEKEKELSEQGLRIRFVGRLHLLPQRVQEGMSRLMAMTEKNERRRLNIAVAYGGREEVVDAVKRIALEVREGRLSVEDIDENTVSQNLYFASEPDLIIRTGGECRTSNFLIWQANYAEWFFLEKCWPEFEKQDLVACIDDFKSRERRFGR from the coding sequence ATGCAGAAAGAAAAAGCGAGTGCAGCTCCAAGGCATATTGGCGTCATTCTTGACGGGAACCGCAGGTTTGCCAAGCGCTTGATGAAGCGTCCCTGGGAGGGTCACCGTTGGGGTGCTGAGAAAGTAAAGCAGTTCTTGAAATGGTGTGACGAGTTGGGAATTGAAGAGGTGACTCTTTATGCATTCTCAATGCAAAATTTTCATCGCCCAAAAAACGAGTTTGACTACTTGATGGACTTGTTTCAGAAGACTTGTAATGAATTATTAGAAAAAGAAAAGGAGCTTTCAGAGCAGGGGCTTCGTATTCGTTTCGTTGGAAGGTTGCACCTCCTACCTCAGCGGGTTCAAGAAGGCATGAGCAGGCTTATGGCGATGACTGAAAAGAATGAGCGGCGGCGGCTTAACATAGCCGTAGCATATGGCGGGCGCGAAGAAGTAGTTGATGCGGTAAAGCGTATTGCTCTAGAGGTGCGCGAGGGCCGGTTGTCAGTGGAAGACATTGACGAAAACACGGTTTCACAGAATCTCTACTTCGCTTCGGAGCCAGACCTTATCATTCGTACTGGCGGGGAGTGTAGGACGTCCAACTTCTTGATTTGGCAGGCAAATTATGCTGAGTGGTTTTTTTTGGAGAAGTGCTGGCCGGAGTTTGAAAAGCAGGATTTGGTTGCGTGCATTGATGATTTCAAGTCTCGTGAGCGGCGGTTTGGGCGGTGA